Proteins encoded by one window of Manduca sexta isolate Smith_Timp_Sample1 chromosome 12, JHU_Msex_v1.0, whole genome shotgun sequence:
- the LOC115443630 gene encoding deoxyhypusine hydroxylase — protein MAVSDAVIQNIGKVLNDPARPLKERFRALFTLRNLGGEAAIQCISECFNDESVLLKHELAYCLGQMQDKRAIPILRNVLENHNQDPIVRHEAGEALGAIGDPNLREILEKYQHDPAIEVAETCQIALQRLDWVANDSSKENLSKSLYSSVDPAPPSADENVENLRRIYMDESQPLFERYRAMFSLRNLGTTESINALGEGLKARSALFRHEVAFVFGQMQDERSVPFLKSTLEDTDEHEMVRHEAAEALGSIATEECTELLKRYLNDPRRVVRESCEVALDMSEYENSPEFQYANTLLTVEG, from the exons ATGGCCGTAAGTGATGCAGTGATACAAAATATCGGAAAAGTGCTAAACGATCCAGCCAGGCCCTTGAAGGAGCGATTCCGAGCTTTATTTACTCTCCGGAACTTGGGTGGTGAAGCCGCTATTCAATGCATCAGTGAATGTTTTAACGACGAATCGGTGCTTTTAAAACATGAGTTAGCTTATTGTTTGGGCCAAATGCAGGATAAAAGGGCTATTCCAATACTAAGGAATGTTCTAGAAAATCACAACCAAGACCCCATAGTGCGGCATGAGGCAG GTGAAGCTCTTGGTGCGATCGGAGATCCAAACCTTCGTGAAATCCTAGAGAAATACCAGCATGACCCAGCTATTGAGGTAGCTGAAACCTGCCAGATAGCCCTACAAAGGCTAGACTGGGTCGCCAATGACAGCTCAAAGGAGAACTTATCCAAAAGCCTGTACTCTTCAGTAGATCCAGCCCCGCCCAGTGCTGATGAAAATGTTGAAAACCTGAGAAGGATATACATGGATGAGTCTCAACCTTTGTTTGAGAGGTACAGAGCTATGTTTAGCCTGAGGAACTTGGGTACAACTGAGAGCATCAATGCCTTGGGTGAAG gCCTCAAAGCAAGAAGTGCATTATTCCGTCATGAAGTTGCATTTGTGTTTGGTCAGATGCAAGACGAGAGGAGTGTACCATTCCTGAAGTCCACTCTTGAAGACACCGATGAGCATGAGATGGTGAGACACGAGGCTGCTGAAGCACTGGGTTCCATCGCCACTGAAGAGTGTACTGAACTCCTGAAAAG aTATTTGAATGATCCAAGGCGTGTCGTCCGCGAAAGTTGCGAAGTAGCCCTGGACATGTCGGAATATGAGAACAGCCCGGAATTCCAATACGCGAACACTTTGCTCACGGTTGAGGGATAA